A part of Miscanthus floridulus cultivar M001 chromosome 6, ASM1932011v1, whole genome shotgun sequence genomic DNA contains:
- the LOC136458080 gene encoding uncharacterized protein: MASTGRSMLLSLLLFAVTLSLLEMYRAKFASSELMTIAGGFVCSLLFLLLLTFIGNYQEASGDRTGWGAVVVAQLVALIVAGTVHRVCITTCFLFSAGLLYEVDKLSGMILARSDSKVRRH, encoded by the exons ATGGCGAGCACAGGGCGGTCGATGCTGCTGTCCCTGCTGCTCTTCGCAGTGACGCTGTCACTGCTGGAGATGTACAGAGCCAAGTTCGCCTCGTCGGAGCTCATGACCATCGCCGGTGGATTCGTCTGCTCCCTCCTCTTCCTGCTACTCCTCACC TTTATTGGAAACTACCAAGAAGCTAGTGGAGATAGAACTGGGTGGGGTGCAG TTGTTGTAGCGCAACTTGTAGCTCTTATTGTAGCTGGCACTGTCCACCGTGTCTGTATCACAACATG CTTCCTGTTTTCAGCCGGACTCCTTTATGAGGTTGACAAGCTCTCTGGCATGATCCTTGCAAGGAGTGATTCTAAGGTGAGGCGGCACTAA